The genomic window ATTGTACCTCGGTGCTCTCTTTCACTGAAGTGAACTCACTGACCTCCCACGACTCAAATTCAACGaacagcacacagagaactTGTTCAAAAGTTACTATGAAAGATCTATGGggacagagtgaaaaagaacatGGAAGAGATCCTCAGCTGCTGAGAGAGGTAGGTTCTTTACTGTGGAAGGGAATCACTGGCAGCTAGATCATGGGATTGTTTCCTGAAGAAGAGGAGGCACAGGTGCTCTCTGTGGAATCAGAGAGGGCTTTACTTATTGGGGGCACTGGAAACTCTCTAAGTCCCACTCCATTCTGCCAGGACTCGGTGGGAATGGAAGCCCATGTGCTTGGCCTGCCCTGCACTTGATCAGAAATAGTGCAACTGGTCCTATTTTTGACCTATCTACAACACTATGGAGAGCAGGGTGCATACCTCCCTTCCCTCAGTTACAGGGTATTTATAGAGCTGGAGATCTCTTTTGTGGAGTCACAGTGGCTATAGTTAGGAGCTGCAGAGTCAGCTGATGCAAACGTCACGGACTGCAGTGAGTTTGGTCAAGATCATTTCTGTTGCAGCAGCATTTCATGCACCTTCCTTTACAGTAGCAGTGGCTATCTCCTCTCATGTGGTAACATCTGCCATCCTTACAGTAGACACCAGGGAATGGGTAAGGATGATAGGCTTGTGAACGAGGGTTCTTCACTCAAACAGGTTGCTGTTAAAGAATGCGGTGTAAATTTAGCTTGTCAAGAAGTTGAAGGATGGGTCGAGGTGGCTCCAGACAGGATCTACTTTGGAATTTTTGTCTGTCTACCGTCTGCCATTTCATGACTAGAGTAAAATCCCAGGGAGCCGGAAGAGCGGAGCCAGCTCTGTGCCCTTGGGTCCTGGCCCCCCGGGAGAGGACTAGGTCCTGTCAGAGGGAATAAGCTCCTCGCAGATCTCCTGTTAAAATTATAGCCACTGTGTCCAAGACATCTCTCTGCCCAACTCAGACAAGTTGAACCTCAGGCCATTTTCCAAGTCCACTGCACTGTAATTATATTGCTACATGTGAGAATCCCATGTCTGGGCCTAAACCTTTTTGCAGATAATACAGATACaaatttgtatgtatgtacaaatatttacacatatatgtgtgtgtgtgtgtgtgtgtgtgtgtgtgtgtgtgtgtgcgtgtgtgtgttcagctctCCTGTTCTGTCCCCTCCctgttcagttttcagttgtACTTCCTATCTAGTGTGTTGTTTAGAGAGCAGCATCCTGAGAGTTTGACAGAAGATATGTTCACAGAACCTGAAGCCAGTAGGCAGACTGCAGGGGTCTCAAAAAACCCAGCCTATTGTAAAGATGTGGCATCTACAAAGAGCATACCTAAGACCTACAGAGCCAGAAAGCTTTCTTTAGTTTCTAACAAAGATATGCAAATATTTAGACTATGCTAATTCATTTCTGACAAGAGATCCTTGCCCATTATTCTCATACGACTCTTTCCAGCGTTTGTAATAAAACACTTATGATCTGCAGTTGtgtctctgctgtctttccACACTGTCCAACAGGAATAAGTTGGTGTAAACTCCTACGCAGACATGGCGGGAATACTGTGAAGGGAAAGGGGCACAAGCCAGAGATAGCACCCTGCACAGAGGAAGATCTGTTGAGCTGTCACAGCTGCCCTGCTTGTGCTGAGCAACTGGAAACAGTTATCCCATGCCCCACCCCCTAGTGAGTGAGCTTCCTATCGATGGGGTTTTGGCACGGCGCCACTGAGGCATGCAGCTGGCCTCTCTCCACCTGCCAATAAACATAGATATATGTAGAGAATTTTCCATGCACCATTACAAATTGGaaacattgtgttttatttagacTTGCAAAGTTCTCCCCCTTGATGCAACtctcaaaaaagacagagtaatcagcaaaagaaaatgtgtgattCTGATGATGGATTAGTATCAGTGACTGAGGTTGAAACAAAACTTTATGGCTGACCAAAAGCTCCTAACAATGCTATGTTATACACGCACAGAATAAGGTGAGCTTGACTATCCTTTTTGGGAATATGTATGAACAATTCAAATTAAGAAAGTTTAGTGGTATAGGAGAGGAGGTATGGTAAGGAGAACAAAGAGCCCAGTTTAAAAagcctgaaaaacacaaaactaacTTGAGCTTTCATGTATCTTAACGTCTCATCTGaactctgaaagaaagaaacacacctTTATGTTCATCATGTGAAGACAAAAATATTAATCAAAGACACTAAAGAAAATATGCATTTATTATTTTCTCAGATAACAACTGTGTATAAAATAATCCTTGACATAAAGCATCatcaaaaatgtcattcatcAGCATAATACAGTCAACAGCAGTTACAGGAGCCCTTTGattttttgttcaataaagttTCAAGTATGTTTGCTGCATGCAACATTCAGAGTGTAACTTCAaagtaacagacagagaaaacgcTGAACACTGTATAACACAAATTCAATGCATCAGAGCCTCTATGATATAATAAAATCTCATTCAGTTTTTTGTGTATACGTTAGCATTCTAAGAGCTGAGTATTAAATGACAGAGTGAAACCTTTAGAGAGGCGAAGTCAGTGCATCATTCTAAAATAGTCTGAAGAGTCCTTCCTAGTCATATGAGTAAATATAAGTCAATGGAAAATGTGCCATGAGGAGCCCTGGGCACTGAATGGCAAGGGACAAAGCAGAGTGAACATCAGGACATGGGGCAGCAGCCAGCCTCCTCATGCTTGGACAGCAGAGATATCCTGGAGAAGGTTTTAGAGCAGCTTTTGCACTGGTACTTCTTGATGTCAGaatgtgtctgtaagtgtgccCGTAGGTTGGACCGGTCGGCAAATGCTCGGCTACACTGAGAGCAGGAAAAGGGCTTCTCTCCTGGGGATGAGgtgaacagaaatacaaaaaaaaaaaatcttagtcAAACGATACAATTTTTTACTTGAGCGTTTACTCTTGCTTTTATAGTTGAAACCACTATGTGTACTGGTAATGCtaaattcacttttaaaataGTTCTCCAAGGTTTTACATTATTTCAATCAATTTTGAAgttgagaggaaaaaatgcaTCTAAAAACATGATAGTTCTGCAACCATTCAGAATCTGTTCCAAAGCAGCAGCTACTAAAGAAGCAAAATGACAGTTATATTCATATCATCTGAGATACAGTATCTTATTCACAcatatgaattcatattcattcCTTCTAAATGAAACAAGTAAATTTAATAGATCAATATATGTAGAGCGTGTAATATTATAAAGTAGACAAAGCATGCAGCACCTGTGTGTGTCCGGATATGCCCCTGTAGCAGCCAGGGCCTGGAGAAGGCCTTCCCACAGAGCTTGCAAACAcagggtagtgtgtgtgtcctgatgtGCATTTTCAGGGCACCAAGACTAACATACTCCTTGTCACAGTACTTGCAGCTGAAGTACTTGAGACACTGCCACTCGCAATGCAGCTGCTTGTGCTTTGCCAGACCAGAGAAGGTGAAATAGGCTTTGCGGCAGTCGAAGCACTCAAAACGCTCCTGGCCGCTTCCAGCAGCAGCCAAGCCAAGCAAGGGTAGAGGGACGGTGGGGACTCCTCTCCCTTCTAAAAGTCTAAGATCTTGAGAGTGTTTCAAAGATTGTAGTTTTACAGAATCCTGTAAACTGTGGACAGGATGGGAGTCTCTGAAAGCGTTTTGGTAAGTGTGTCCCTGCACTGAACTCTCCAGAGGCAGGCTgttgtgctgtggaggttgcgTGTAGACCACAGGAGGATGGATGGGTTTACTCTCCAGTGAGGAGTTCAGCGCTGAGGCCATGAGACATGGGCCCGGCAGCCTTCTCTCCAAAGGATGCAAAGTGTTAGGCATAGCATGTGTTGACTCCGTATTGGTTGGGGACATGTCAGGATCTGCAAAGCACATCAACCATTAAGCTTTCATGATATTGACATACAGACTACCTTGGTTCAACTTTTCAGGGCTGCAGTATGATCGAACACAGTGGTGACGTATTTGCCACACAGTTCAACGAAGGATTAACAGAAGCACAAAACCAACACGTAACAGTCCAATATGGGGGAAACTGCCTGATCTACAAAAGTACAAAATCTTTGTTTACTCAGACTTACTCAATTATTCAGACTATCAATTCAGAATCCTGCCAAGTAGAAAAGCAtttttcatatacatatacatttttaatatacattttcatatgaaGTAGAATATGAAAATAACTAACTGTAGTCCTCCTGGCCTACACCAAGAGGTGGAGACTGTGGTATGGTTCATGTTAATACAAGGTAACATAAGACGATCGTAAAACAATGAAATTTAAATGTGCAGAACAAATAAATTTATTATTTACAACGCAAAATCGCTGCTGATATATAGGGTTTTTTTCCGAATCAAAAATGTTTCGAATTTTAGAATTCAGAAGTACTCAAATCATTCCAACTCTTTGAACGCTTCTGGCAAGCACACATCTGCACTTACGGTCCGTGGATAAAAGATCTGTTCAGGGCAGGTAAAATGATGAATGAACACGGCTTTCAAATAATAAGTAATATATTTTGATGTCCCAATTCTCTTTTGTTGTAGTTTGAAACTTGAGAGAATTAGACAGAATTTTCTCGAACCGTTCTGGAAAAGTTGCAAAACACCTTTTTCAACTAACTGTATTAGCCGTAAATTGATCGAATATACAGTAAATTCAACATATATTCTTCTTGACTACGAGAAtcggtttacattaatattggGGCATTTGTAGAATGCGAGAGAATTTAGAGTTAAATGTTGGAAAAACAGCCGTTTCGAGCCCATTGAGCCCATTTTTTAACTGGCTCCCCGGAAAACTTGGAGGCGCTTTTAGAGTCATCTACGCCTTTGAACCCAAATAGCACAAACAATACGCTTTCTTTTGTGTGAGAGATTTTGCACCTGCTATATGCCAAGTGAGTTTGCGGCAATCGCTGCAAACATTTTTGCCGTCTCATTATCCCAATTTTATCACCACAATCGTAACTATTTTAACAGACTTTAAATAAGCTGCAGCGCAAACTAAAGTCCCCCCTTCCCTTTTACATCCATGAAGGCAAGAAACAGAAGAGGGAAAATCCTTAGTGTACTTTTCTCTGGGGTGCTAAGGTTAAGGTAAATTATATAAAAGCTGTagattcaaaacaacaacaaggaaAAAGAGATCAAATACTGCAGGACCGCATAAATGAAGGGCTATACACTGACAACGCTATCATAAGACATCTTGATTCAATAATTCATGGAATTGCGATCAGGGATCTGATACCATACCGTGTTTCTTTAAATCCAGCATACCATAGTTTGGCTTCTTGTGGCTGAGATGTTTCTTCACCAGAAAGGATCGTGGCATTTTAAATTAAGTCTCCGTATATGTGTTGAATCCACTCACGGTACAGCTCGTAACGCCGCAATAATGAAAATTTACTGAGTGACATCCTCCGTTGAATAAATATCTGATGTACGGAGGTTGTCTTTGCGCCGCATTCTTCAATAGAGTAGAGAGAGTCAGGTGCAAGGAGTCGACGGAGATTTGCATAGACATCCCGCCGAACCAATTGAAATAGAAAGACAAGTGCAAGTAGGTGGAGTCTATGTCTGTATAGACATACTCTAACAAAACAGGTGCATGCCGCGTACTGCATGTGATCAAAATAACTTCCAgaatctttttttaatgtttaatgtattgagtggtttcagttttgtttattcaaaCGTTACGTCAAGCCAAAGACGATGTTACCTTATGGTCTAAAGGCATTCAGCTCAACTGCCATGTCGTCTGGTCCATTATGGACTACAGTATTCAGAAATTGTTGTGAAAAGACTGTTTCGCTGGGTTCACGGCAGTCCATCTCCTTCGTGGTGTGGTAGCCTTCCAGATGGAGTACAGAAGTGTCAGGAGGGTTACGGTAACTCATGTACCGTTTTTAGCATATGCCtctttaaataatgaaacatgTTTGGTTGTTTTCACTGGCCAAACATGAGGTCCCCTTTTGCTACCAAGAAGATCTCTGTGGTTCACAGAAGTGACAAAAACAAGGTTAGTAGACTAAATCAAGAAATTCCGGCACGCACTATTTCTATTCTACTGCATATTTAAAAGCAGTGCAAGCAGCATTTTCGTATCACAATTACATTTCTCAGAAAATCTCGTTTGTTACAGCCTATTTTAGGATTATGGAAGTACACTCATTAAGTTTCCTGGAACTGAGGAggttaaaaagaaatgtgtggTACTGCTCACACAAACTTGCAAAAAAACAGCTAGTTCTTTATCTTTGTGTACTGTGATAGATCCCATTTGTACTGAATCTTGAATAGCTCTGCttcaatacattttattttgcaataTATCTGTTACGTTTCATAAATTCTGTTTTAAGCCACCTTGAACTGTAAGATGCTAATAATAGAATGATGGGACTATTTTAGCACTTACAGCAGAGCTTCAATGGTGCAACAAGAGGGAAAATACTACTAATAGCAAGATAAAGCTCTGAACAGTGCGCACATGCCCATTTCTCAAAGCTGCTGGAATACgtgttttccccctttctttttcaaaacaaatacaactTTAGGCCCGTTAATTGATACTCCAAGTAAACGGCCCAAATAGTTTTCGACACTACACAGGACTTTTGATCCCTAGCTTTGTCTTTTTAGCGTGAAAGTTTAACCTTGAAACACGGTTCACGTTTTTTAAAGATATCTGTCATTATCCCATGCCCCCCAGAACATTACCTCATTATTAAAACATTACCCCACTATTAAAATGGCATTTCAAGTGTGATCGTCTGGATTTGTTGACTGGCTGCATATGCTATTTGTTATTAATGTGCATTAATCCATGGCATGAAGTGAGAGCCTTCATACTACTTAATTTGAGGAGCTTGAAGTTGGATTTTCTATAGTGAATGACATCCAGTATGGCACAAAGTAAATCACAAAATGCAACAGAAATCTCAAGATTTAGAAAGCTTGTGTACAATACTCATTAAACTGAGGAATGGATGAAGCTAGAGTTAGTATTTCTTCATTTGACATCTGCATGATTTTGAGAGGCAGATGCTAGTGTTCATTAAGTGAATCAAACATTCCATAATATCACTTAATGAAGTAAAAAGTATTAGAAGCTATTTTCTTTGCAGCCAAATAAGGTTATTTGATAGATTTAATGAGATATTTATCTAAAATGTCATATCATGTTCCACTACATTCACCCCTCTTTTGTTCTGGCTGTTTGGCTGCATCAGTAAGCTTAAAaagtttaaattattttgtatttcttaTCTGACACAAAACCTACTCCGGCCTTAGTAAATAAGTATGGGAAGGTTGGACCAAGTCTGTATGCCAAAACTGAGGCAAGAAATGGCTAATCAGAATTCATTAGGGTTGTTAAGAGTCAACTTTTAAAAACTGTGAGTTATTTCTTGGTTTTGggattaaaataattttttcagtctgaaaaaaatactgagagatGAATTATCATGTATTTTGTGACAAATTGAATACATTTGTATCAAGTTTAGTGATCTCTATTTGTAttatttaaacataaaacaaataaatattgctctttattaaataaatgtcccttaaaacatgttttcataaCCTAGTTCATTTCACTTAAAGAATTGGTATGAACTGAATTTCTTACATTCCCCatttttttgattaaaaaataagTTATCCAGACAATAAAAATACCATGAAACTGTATTTAATGTACCactaaaaagatttttttgacAAAACACCTTTTTTCTCATGGGCTTGAGGAGTACGGAATATGTATGCTTCCATCTCTGCATATACTTGAAATCAACTAATCTGTTGTGAAGCTGAAAATACCTTTTAACTTTTACTTGGCGAGGCTTCACTCCTACAGCTTTTCTGTACTATGCTGTTTCTAACACAACTGGCGCATCCCTCAGGGCGGTGTAGGACAGTGAGCCAGATGCCCCCTAGTGGTATCTGACTGTCATTACATCTGATGCATTGTAAAACAAACGAGCGGCAAAAGCTTCTACAACTGATACAAGCACACTCAGCACAATTTGCCAGAGGCCTTTCAGTCGCCTGCCCGTTCCTGTTGCACCATCACAGTAGTGTTGAGTACACTTATAAGCATGCTAAACCACTTATCTTTTAAACAATGTCTTGACAACTAGTCTGCTTCAATGGAGTTTGATAGGAACTTCAACAATGCCCATCTTGGAGGCAGTAATGGCAAAGAACTTTCTATCCAGTACAaccgaattttttttttttttttcagaaacagttTTTGCTAAAATGGGAACATATCTACCAAAATATAAAAAGGGAAACTCATGACAAacagtttcagtgcagtttaaACCAGCTGCAACACTACACCCAAAATATTTTCTAACCAGCTCAACTCAATATCTTGAGTCTATTTACTGTGCTTTGTACA from Chanos chanos chromosome 2, fChaCha1.1, whole genome shotgun sequence includes these protein-coding regions:
- the snai3 gene encoding zinc finger protein SNAI3, with the translated sequence MPRSFLVKKHLSHKKPNYGMLDLKKHDPDMSPTNTESTHAMPNTLHPLERRLPGPCLMASALNSSLESKPIHPPVVYTQPPQHNSLPLESSVQGHTYQNAFRDSHPVHSLQDSVKLQSLKHSQDLRLLEGRGVPTVPLPLLGLAAAGSGQERFECFDCRKAYFTFSGLAKHKQLHCEWQCLKYFSCKYCDKEYVSLGALKMHIRTHTLPCVCKLCGKAFSRPWLLQGHIRTHTGEKPFSCSQCSRAFADRSNLRAHLQTHSDIKKYQCKSCSKTFSRISLLSKHEEAGCCPMS